In a genomic window of Shouchella clausii:
- a CDS encoding NAD(P)-dependent oxidoreductase translates to MERSESIPLNFQEVEPPLSTQEATDEATRCLYCYDAPCITACPTGIDIPSFIQKITTNNLTGSARTIMEANPIGASCARVCPTEELCEGACVLNQTSKPIMIGKLQRYATDWAIQNEKPLFTAGKRNGQKVAVVGGGPAGLSAARELALLGYAVTVYEAETEAGGLDTYGIVSFRLPKRISLWEVEQVKSLGVSIQTNTRIGVDLSLAELQQSFDAVVLAVGMANVPPLGIPGEELHGVYDAIDLVKATKSTTLPQQFQGKRGVVIGAGNTAIDGATCAVRLGAENVKVLYRRTEAEMTAYQFEYEFAKQDSVEFRWLVSPIAVLGDEKGRVTALKCAEMALAEADESGRRTPIPTGATFVIKTDFIIKAIGQARHRWLDDVGIATHNGVISIDHHYETSVKGVFACGDAIFGQGQGEAMVVAAAEQGKQAAYAIDKKRRSQRAETSA, encoded by the coding sequence ATGGAACGATCGGAATCCATCCCATTGAATTTCCAAGAAGTCGAACCGCCATTATCCACCCAAGAAGCGACAGATGAAGCAACTAGGTGCCTTTATTGCTATGATGCACCATGCATTACTGCATGTCCCACAGGAATTGACATCCCCTCATTCATTCAAAAAATCACAACAAATAATTTGACAGGCTCCGCTCGGACGATCATGGAGGCTAACCCGATCGGAGCCAGTTGCGCCAGGGTTTGCCCGACGGAAGAACTATGTGAAGGCGCGTGTGTTCTGAATCAGACATCGAAACCGATTATGATCGGCAAATTGCAGCGTTATGCGACTGATTGGGCGATCCAAAACGAGAAACCATTGTTTACAGCGGGCAAACGAAACGGACAGAAAGTAGCGGTTGTCGGCGGAGGGCCGGCAGGATTATCTGCCGCGCGGGAGCTTGCTTTGCTTGGCTATGCGGTAACCGTTTATGAGGCAGAAACGGAAGCCGGCGGCCTTGATACGTACGGCATCGTCTCATTCCGTCTGCCAAAGCGCATCTCTTTATGGGAAGTCGAACAGGTCAAGTCTCTCGGCGTCTCGATTCAGACGAACACCCGTATTGGAGTCGACCTTTCTCTTGCAGAACTACAGCAATCCTTTGATGCTGTCGTTTTAGCAGTTGGCATGGCAAACGTGCCCCCTCTCGGCATTCCCGGCGAAGAACTTCATGGTGTTTATGATGCCATTGATCTTGTAAAGGCAACGAAGTCCACCACATTGCCCCAACAATTCCAAGGAAAACGAGGCGTTGTCATCGGCGCCGGCAACACAGCGATTGATGGAGCGACATGCGCCGTCCGTTTAGGGGCGGAAAACGTCAAAGTTCTTTATCGCCGCACAGAAGCGGAAATGACTGCTTACCAATTTGAATATGAGTTTGCTAAGCAAGACAGCGTTGAATTTCGCTGGCTTGTCTCCCCTATCGCTGTGCTTGGTGATGAAAAAGGGCGCGTAACTGCTTTAAAATGCGCTGAAATGGCTTTAGCCGAGGCAGATGAAAGCGGACGAAGAACACCGATTCCAACAGGAGCGACTTTTGTCATCAAAACCGACTTCATTATTAAAGCGATTGGGCAAGCGCGCCATCGTTGGCTCGACGATGTTGGCATTGCTACACACAACGGTGTTATTTCAATTGACCATCACTATGAAACATCTGTAAAAGGCGTTTTTGCCTGCGGCGACGCGATATTCGGCCAAGGGCAAGGTGAAGCAATGGTAGTTGCGGCTGCCGAACAAGGAAAGCAAGCGGCGTACGCAATTGATAAAAAACGACGCAGCCAACGGGCTGAAACGAGCGCATAA
- a CDS encoding dihydroxyacetone kinase subunit DhaK: MKKILNQRETIIFDMLNGFIKAERDHIAVSKEHDRVLYRKEKQEGKVGIVLGGGSGHEPLFFGLLGKNLADAVAVGNVFAAPTPQTVLAAIHEANQGSGVICLFGNYAGDVLNFDLAKEMADSDGIAVVNVAISDDIASAPKEYGADRRGIAGDLFVIKEVAAAAAKGYSLERCQRIAEECNQRTYSIGVGIKPGTNPLNGKPSFTLNADEIEFGLGIHGEPGIEKMPIFSAEELVKRMYSLFDEEITVYSEKEVIVCVNGLGSTTLMELYIITNEFIDLLEDNEFLVLDTVVGNFCTTQEMAGFSLTVQILTEEIKELYQMEAMSPHYFHKESY, encoded by the coding sequence GTGAAGAAAATTTTAAATCAACGAGAAACGATCATTTTTGATATGTTAAACGGCTTTATCAAAGCAGAAAGAGATCATATTGCTGTATCGAAAGAACATGATCGAGTATTGTATCGAAAAGAAAAGCAAGAAGGAAAAGTGGGCATTGTCCTTGGTGGCGGGAGTGGTCACGAACCATTGTTTTTTGGACTTTTAGGGAAAAACTTAGCCGATGCTGTGGCTGTAGGGAATGTGTTTGCCGCACCCACACCACAAACCGTTTTGGCAGCGATCCATGAAGCGAATCAAGGGTCAGGGGTCATCTGCCTGTTTGGAAACTATGCAGGCGACGTCCTGAATTTTGATTTGGCCAAGGAAATGGCAGATTCTGACGGGATTGCTGTAGTGAATGTGGCAATTAGTGATGATATAGCTTCTGCTCCAAAGGAATATGGGGCGGACCGTAGGGGAATAGCTGGCGATTTATTTGTAATAAAGGAAGTAGCTGCAGCAGCTGCTAAAGGATACTCATTAGAGCGGTGTCAACGAATTGCCGAAGAATGCAATCAGCGAACATATTCAATCGGCGTAGGGATTAAACCAGGTACAAATCCACTCAATGGAAAGCCAAGTTTTACATTGAACGCTGATGAAATTGAATTTGGTTTAGGGATCCATGGTGAACCTGGGATAGAAAAAATGCCTATTTTTTCAGCTGAAGAGCTCGTTAAACGGATGTATTCGCTTTTTGATGAAGAGATCACGGTTTATTCGGAAAAAGAAGTGATCGTCTGTGTAAATGGTTTAGGTTCAACGACTTTAATGGAGTTGTATATTATCACGAATGAGTTTATTGATCTTTTGGAAGACAATGAATTTCTAGTGTTAGATACGGTTGTTGGTAACTTTTGTACGACTCAGGAAATGGCTGGCTTTTCACTCACTGTTCAAATATTGACAGAAGAAATAAAAGAACTCTATCAAATGGAAGCGATGAGTCCCCATTACTTTCATAAGGAGAGCTATTAA
- a CDS encoding ketose-bisphosphate aldolase produces the protein MLITGKEMLDVAKANHFAVPAFNAGSGQLLTAVMEACEEAKAPFMMAIHPAELAFLRDSFVSQVLYEAQHSKVPVAIHLDHGATIAQVVHAIQLGFTSVMIDSSHLPFEENIAATKKVVEIAHSIGVSVEAELGTIGDTGNTVEGGMSEIIYTDPKKAKEFVERTNIDSLAIAIGTAHGIYPKDAEPKLRLDILEEINKLIDIPLVLHGGSSNPDQEIAKSIELGIAKINISSDIKISFTNKLREILNNGDSEIREPNVIFPDCIAAAKQTSLEKIKLFKTDNKIHLYK, from the coding sequence ATGTTAATTACAGGTAAAGAAATGTTGGATGTAGCAAAGGCAAATCATTTTGCTGTACCTGCATTCAATGCAGGTAGTGGTCAACTATTGACTGCGGTGATGGAAGCATGCGAAGAGGCAAAGGCACCGTTTATGATGGCGATCCACCCAGCCGAATTAGCTTTTTTACGTGATAGTTTTGTTAGTCAGGTTTTATATGAAGCTCAACATTCCAAAGTTCCAGTCGCTATTCATTTAGATCATGGCGCCACAATTGCACAAGTTGTTCATGCCATTCAATTAGGATTTACTTCAGTAATGATTGACAGTTCGCACCTACCATTCGAAGAAAATATTGCAGCTACTAAGAAAGTGGTTGAAATTGCTCATTCCATTGGTGTCTCAGTTGAAGCAGAATTAGGAACGATTGGGGATACGGGTAATACAGTTGAAGGTGGTATGAGTGAAATCATCTACACAGATCCGAAAAAAGCAAAGGAATTTGTTGAGCGTACAAACATTGACTCATTGGCGATCGCTATTGGTACAGCTCATGGCATCTATCCAAAGGATGCTGAGCCTAAGCTTCGTCTAGACATTTTAGAAGAAATTAACAAGTTAATTGATATCCCGTTAGTATTGCATGGTGGATCAAGTAATCCTGATCAGGAAATTGCTAAGTCGATCGAACTCGGTATCGCTAAAATTAATATCTCTTCTGATATTAAGATTTCATTTACAAATAAATTAAGAGAAATATTGAACAACGGCGATTCAGAAATTCGTGAGCCCAATGTCATTTTTCCTGACTGTATTGCAGCAGCTAAACAGACTTCTCTTGAAAAAATTAAGCTATTTAAAACGGATAACAAAATCCATTTGTATAAATGA
- a CDS encoding PTS fructose transporter subunit IIC: MAEQTSGKLLTNLKQHALTAISYLIPVVVSGGFLLAIGSLFGGQTIENIQDSFGFFDTMYTMGGLILGMLPVVIATGIAFSIADKPGIAPGFLVGLVAINMNSGFIGGFVGGFIAGYIAKFLKDKMKVPQWAEGLKPMLLIPFVASLAVGIIMYYVLGTPISILTDALNNYLLGLDTSQKLFFGLIIGILSSVDYGGPINKVVFAFLLSLQSEGINEPMAVLMLASMVTPFGMTIAYYMQKVFGKNIYVRMEVETLKTAFPMGVCMITEGCYPIIFNDLWRCVVSTAIGGAIGGAMSMYLAAASPVPHGGLFAMVTMTNPFAWFASLLVGSLATAIVLYVLKKPVSLDDVKELTEEDEREIDIKELKIT; this comes from the coding sequence ATGGCAGAGCAAACTTCAGGCAAATTATTGACTAATCTGAAGCAACATGCACTAACAGCCATCTCATACTTAATTCCAGTTGTTGTTAGTGGGGGATTTCTGTTAGCAATTGGCAGTCTTTTTGGTGGACAAACCATTGAGAATATCCAGGATTCTTTTGGATTTTTTGACACGATGTACACGATGGGTGGACTTATTCTAGGAATGCTACCCGTCGTCATTGCTACTGGGATTGCCTTCTCCATTGCAGATAAACCTGGTATTGCTCCAGGCTTTCTCGTCGGTTTAGTGGCAATTAATATGAATTCTGGTTTTATTGGAGGATTTGTCGGTGGTTTTATCGCTGGTTATATTGCGAAATTTTTAAAGGATAAGATGAAGGTTCCCCAATGGGCAGAAGGCCTTAAACCGATGCTGTTGATTCCATTTGTGGCGTCATTAGCGGTGGGAATCATTATGTATTATGTCTTAGGAACACCTATTTCCATTTTGACCGATGCATTAAATAATTACCTTTTGGGCTTAGATACAAGCCAAAAACTATTTTTTGGCTTGATTATCGGGATTTTATCTAGTGTTGATTATGGTGGGCCAATTAATAAAGTCGTCTTTGCCTTTTTGCTGTCACTTCAATCAGAGGGCATCAATGAACCAATGGCCGTGTTAATGCTAGCATCCATGGTTACCCCATTTGGAATGACAATAGCGTATTATATGCAAAAAGTCTTCGGCAAAAATATTTACGTGCGAATGGAAGTGGAAACCCTTAAAACTGCATTTCCTATGGGGGTTTGTATGATTACGGAAGGCTGTTATCCGATTATTTTCAATGATTTATGGCGCTGTGTTGTTTCAACAGCTATTGGGGGAGCTATTGGAGGTGCGATGAGTATGTATTTAGCTGCAGCATCTCCAGTTCCGCATGGTGGCTTATTTGCAATGGTCACAATGACCAATCCATTCGCTTGGTTTGCTTCCTTGCTAGTAGGCTCATTGGCTACCGCCATTGTTTTATATGTACTGAAAAAGCCAGTATCATTAGACGATGTAAAAGAGCTGACAGAAGAGGATGAGCGAGAAATTGATATTAAAGAGTTGAAAATTACCTAA
- a CDS encoding PTS sugar transporter subunit IIA produces MDILNEEIMAVNVPGTTKEEAINTLANLLKKKNYISDVPSFEKDIYHRESLGQTGIGNFIAIPHGLSESALKNGVAIGKFSNEIPWETLDGKGVRIVCLFCVQAGDGREKEHLKMLAKLAGKLGNDEVVNNILKADTVHELKQAFA; encoded by the coding sequence ATGGATATTCTTAATGAAGAAATAATGGCAGTGAATGTACCAGGTACTACGAAAGAAGAGGCCATAAACACCTTGGCGAATTTGTTGAAAAAGAAAAACTATATTAGCGATGTTCCGTCATTTGAAAAAGATATTTATCATCGGGAATCGCTAGGTCAAACCGGCATTGGCAATTTTATTGCCATTCCTCATGGACTTAGTGAAAGCGCTTTAAAAAATGGGGTTGCTATCGGTAAGTTTTCGAATGAAATTCCTTGGGAGACTTTAGATGGAAAAGGGGTGAGAATTGTTTGTCTCTTTTGCGTACAGGCTGGAGATGGGCGTGAAAAGGAGCATTTGAAAATGCTGGCTAAGTTAGCTGGAAAACTAGGTAATGATGAAGTGGTAAACAACATATTGAAAGCGGATACAGTCCATGAGTTAAAGCAAGCATTTGCTTAA
- the preA gene encoding NAD-dependent dihydropyrimidine dehydrogenase subunit PreA, with translation MADLISNLAGITSPNPFWLASAPPTNSGYQVQRAFEAGWGGAVWKTLGEPIMNSTSRFAALHFNGKRVAGFNNIELISDRPLDVNLREIADTKKRFPNHAIVASLMVEPKQEKWHEIVKRVEAVGVDGLELNFGCPHGMAERGMGSASGQVPALVEQQTAWVKEVATTPVIVKLTPNITDITATAEAAAQGGADAISLINTINSLAGVDIDTWQTIPNVDGLGTHGGYCGPAVKPIALHMLGDCARHPNVDIPISGIGGIATWQDAVQFLLMGASNVQVCTAAMHHGFRIVEDLLDGLSAYLEEKGLASVQDLVGQSVHRYSEWGNLNLNHQVVARINQDVCINCNKCHISCEDTAHQCIGRYTDENGAPYLKVDEDECVGCNLCSIVCPVEGAIAMVPKPNGLPPMSWNERQAAIAND, from the coding sequence ATGGCTGACCTCATTAGCAATTTAGCTGGCATCACATCGCCTAACCCATTTTGGCTTGCCAGCGCTCCGCCGACCAACTCTGGCTATCAAGTTCAGCGGGCGTTTGAGGCTGGTTGGGGTGGGGCGGTCTGGAAGACGCTTGGCGAACCGATTATGAACTCAACCTCCCGTTTCGCTGCCCTCCACTTCAATGGCAAGCGCGTGGCAGGTTTTAATAACATTGAATTGATTTCAGACCGCCCGCTGGATGTTAATTTGCGAGAGATCGCCGATACAAAAAAACGTTTCCCCAATCATGCCATTGTCGCCTCATTAATGGTGGAACCTAAACAGGAAAAGTGGCATGAGATTGTCAAACGCGTCGAGGCAGTAGGAGTGGACGGTCTTGAACTAAATTTTGGCTGTCCCCATGGCATGGCGGAACGAGGCATGGGTTCGGCCTCTGGCCAAGTGCCTGCGCTCGTTGAACAGCAAACAGCTTGGGTAAAAGAAGTGGCAACGACACCTGTTATCGTCAAACTGACGCCAAATATTACTGATATTACCGCCACTGCCGAGGCCGCTGCTCAAGGGGGCGCTGATGCCATTAGTTTGATTAACACAATCAACAGCCTTGCCGGCGTCGACATCGACACTTGGCAAACGATACCGAACGTCGATGGCCTAGGCACTCATGGCGGCTACTGCGGCCCAGCTGTTAAGCCAATTGCCTTGCATATGCTTGGCGATTGCGCCCGCCATCCGAATGTCGATATACCGATTTCAGGAATTGGCGGCATTGCTACTTGGCAAGATGCGGTGCAATTTTTGCTGATGGGCGCTTCAAACGTGCAAGTGTGCACCGCTGCCATGCACCACGGCTTTCGCATTGTCGAGGATTTGCTTGATGGGCTATCCGCCTATTTAGAGGAAAAAGGGCTTGCTTCTGTGCAAGATTTAGTTGGCCAATCGGTTCATCGCTATTCTGAATGGGGCAACCTCAATTTAAACCATCAAGTCGTCGCTCGAATCAATCAGGATGTATGCATCAACTGCAACAAATGCCACATCTCTTGTGAAGACACGGCCCACCAATGCATTGGCCGCTATACAGACGAGAACGGTGCTCCTTACTTGAAAGTCGATGAAGACGAATGCGTTGGCTGCAATTTGTGCTCCATTGTTTGCCCAGTAGAGGGAGCGATTGCAATGGTGCCAAAACCGAACGGGCTGCCGCCAATGTCTTGGAATGAACGGCAGGCTGCTATTGCCAATGACTGA
- the dhaL gene encoding dihydroxyacetone kinase subunit DhaL — translation MCNQLTMEQVKDMLLRIADVLIQKEDELGEIDRQIGDGDHGAGMATGARAIQKELEELEITSVNQVFQKSGTAMMESMGGASGVLFSSLFLALGKIRPEASEIDVASFSEGVRQAVNDIKIRGRASLGDKTMLDALEPASAALTEYKNATFVEALAAAKSAAQQGVEKTKGYVAKFGRAKFLGERSLGYQDAGATSIAIMMDEMYQFVREEFK, via the coding sequence ATGTGCAATCAGTTAACAATGGAGCAAGTTAAAGATATGCTGCTTCGTATTGCAGACGTATTGATTCAAAAAGAAGACGAGCTAGGAGAGATTGATCGACAGATAGGTGATGGCGATCATGGAGCCGGAATGGCTACTGGTGCCCGAGCGATTCAAAAAGAACTAGAAGAGCTGGAAATCACAAGTGTGAACCAAGTTTTTCAGAAATCAGGTACGGCGATGATGGAATCCATGGGTGGTGCTTCTGGTGTGCTGTTTAGTAGCTTATTTTTAGCCTTAGGAAAAATAAGGCCTGAAGCTTCTGAAATAGACGTGGCAAGCTTTTCCGAAGGAGTCCGTCAAGCTGTTAATGATATAAAAATAAGAGGCAGAGCCAGTCTCGGAGACAAAACAATGCTTGATGCGTTAGAGCCTGCAAGCGCGGCCTTGACAGAATATAAAAACGCGACTTTTGTAGAAGCTTTGGCAGCTGCCAAAAGTGCAGCACAACAGGGAGTGGAAAAGACCAAAGGTTATGTTGCTAAATTTGGGCGAGCTAAGTTTTTAGGAGAGCGTTCGCTTGGTTATCAAGACGCAGGCGCAACTTCTATCGCTATTATGATGGATGAAATGTATCAATTTGTAAGGGAGGAATTCAAATGA
- a CDS encoding PTS fructose transporter subunit IIB, which produces MNIVGIAACTAGIAHTYIAREKLVSAAEKAGHRIHIETQGTIGVQDELPQELIDQADVAIIAADVKVGGKDRFKHIRIIEVPTEVVIKSPNKFIKKVEEVMQKGADA; this is translated from the coding sequence ATGAATATTGTTGGAATTGCGGCGTGTACGGCAGGAATTGCACATACGTATATTGCTCGTGAAAAATTAGTTTCAGCAGCTGAAAAAGCGGGTCATCGCATCCATATTGAAACACAAGGAACCATTGGTGTACAAGATGAGCTCCCACAGGAATTGATTGATCAAGCGGACGTGGCCATTATTGCTGCTGATGTGAAGGTGGGTGGCAAAGATCGATTTAAGCATATACGAATTATTGAAGTTCCTACAGAAGTGGTGATTAAGTCGCCTAATAAGTTTATTAAAAAGGTTGAAGAGGTTATGCAAAAGGGAGCTGATGCATAA
- the hydA gene encoding dihydropyrimidinase, with protein sequence MKRLIQNGTIVTASDTYKADLLIEGETIAQIGQQLAVQGVDEIIDASSCFVFPGGIDPHTHLDMPFGGTVTKDDFETGTIAAAYGGTTTIIDFCLTEKEKPLQTAIEAWHKKAAGKAAIDYGFHLMIGEINEAVLNELPAIVSTEGISSFKVFMAYKHVFQADDATLFETLTKAKELGALVMVHAENGDVIDYLTKQALKEGKTAPIYHALTRPVEAEGEATGRACQLASLARSQLYVVHVTCQEAVQQIAEARKNGADIWGETCPQYLVLDESMLRKPGFEGAKYVWSPPLREKQHQDALWKALKTGTLQTIGSDQCSFDFAGQKDLGVNDFTKIPNGGPIIEDRFSLLYSEGVARGRIGLNEFVDLVSTRAAKLFGLYPKKGCIAVGADADIVLFDPEEERVLSARTHHLAVDYSAFEGMRVKGTPRTVLSRGKVIVRDQTYVGTPGEGAFLKRARYGELWTNDLVGQR encoded by the coding sequence ATGAAACGACTCATACAAAACGGGACGATCGTGACTGCTTCTGATACGTATAAAGCTGACTTGTTAATCGAAGGGGAAACGATTGCGCAAATTGGCCAACAATTGGCTGTTCAAGGAGTAGACGAAATTATCGATGCAAGCAGCTGCTTTGTCTTTCCTGGCGGCATTGATCCCCATACACATCTGGACATGCCGTTTGGGGGCACCGTCACAAAAGACGATTTTGAAACAGGAACGATTGCGGCTGCCTATGGCGGGACAACAACGATCATTGATTTTTGCCTGACTGAGAAAGAAAAGCCGTTGCAAACGGCGATAGAAGCATGGCATAAAAAAGCAGCAGGAAAAGCAGCCATTGACTACGGCTTCCATTTAATGATTGGTGAAATCAATGAAGCTGTGCTCAATGAATTGCCAGCGATCGTCTCCACCGAAGGCATTTCATCCTTTAAAGTATTCATGGCGTATAAGCATGTGTTCCAAGCCGATGATGCCACTCTATTTGAGACGCTCACAAAAGCGAAAGAACTAGGCGCTTTAGTTATGGTCCATGCCGAGAATGGCGACGTCATTGATTATTTAACAAAGCAAGCGTTGAAAGAAGGAAAAACGGCGCCAATTTACCACGCTCTCACCCGTCCTGTCGAAGCAGAAGGAGAAGCGACCGGGCGTGCTTGCCAGCTCGCCTCCCTTGCACGATCGCAGCTGTATGTTGTCCATGTCACTTGCCAAGAGGCCGTCCAACAAATTGCCGAAGCGCGAAAGAACGGGGCAGACATTTGGGGCGAAACATGCCCGCAATATTTAGTGCTTGATGAAAGCATGTTGCGAAAACCTGGATTTGAAGGAGCGAAATATGTATGGTCGCCACCGCTGCGGGAAAAACAGCACCAAGACGCCCTCTGGAAGGCGCTAAAAACGGGGACATTGCAAACAATCGGCAGCGACCAGTGTTCGTTTGACTTCGCTGGCCAAAAAGACTTGGGCGTTAACGACTTTACAAAAATCCCAAATGGCGGGCCTATTATTGAAGACCGCTTTTCGCTCCTGTATTCAGAAGGCGTAGCCAGAGGGCGCATCGGCCTCAACGAGTTTGTCGACCTCGTCTCGACACGAGCAGCCAAACTGTTCGGACTGTATCCGAAAAAAGGCTGCATCGCTGTTGGAGCCGATGCAGACATCGTTTTGTTTGACCCCGAAGAAGAGCGTGTGCTATCAGCTCGTACACACCACCTCGCTGTTGATTACAGCGCCTTTGAAGGAATGCGCGTAAAAGGGACGCCGCGGACCGTGCTGTCGCGGGGAAAAGTTATCGTCCGCGATCAAACCTATGTCGGCACTCCAGGAGAAGGAGCGTTTTTAAAACGGGCGCGTTATGGGGAGTTATGGACGAATGATTTAGTAGGCCAGCGCTGA
- a CDS encoding RpiB/LacA/LacB family sugar-phosphate isomerase, with protein MKIGFGADHNAFHFKEELLAYVKELGYEVVDFGAYSEEDIDYPNIAFQVSKAIKDKVIDRGILCCGTGIGMAIAANKVSGIRAAQIFESYGAQRAQLSNNAQIITFGAFVQGIASAKELAKEYLANGFQSGTGSERKINQICQYEQQTHGE; from the coding sequence ATGAAAATAGGATTTGGGGCAGATCATAATGCTTTTCATTTTAAAGAAGAATTATTAGCCTACGTCAAAGAGTTAGGCTATGAAGTCGTTGACTTTGGTGCATATAGTGAAGAAGATATTGATTATCCTAATATTGCTTTTCAAGTATCGAAGGCCATTAAAGACAAAGTAATTGATCGAGGGATTTTGTGCTGTGGTACAGGAATTGGGATGGCGATTGCTGCGAATAAAGTTTCAGGAATTCGTGCAGCTCAAATTTTTGAGTCGTATGGCGCGCAGAGAGCTCAATTAAGCAACAATGCACAGATTATTACCTTTGGTGCATTTGTGCAAGGCATTGCCTCCGCAAAAGAACTTGCCAAAGAGTATTTAGCCAACGGCTTTCAATCAGGGACAGGTTCAGAACGGAAGATCAATCAGATCTGTCAATATGAGCAACAAACTCACGGTGAGTAA
- a CDS encoding D-lyxose/D-mannose family sugar isomerase, translated as MAIVSNAYKERVKEIFQKSQIVLTEQELASIDYAEFGLDNIEEEGLNLILYVNNDRYCAKEMALLPNQACPEHWHPDLENREGKQETFRCRWGEVYLYVESDKELVPEEISVSIPEKNKPYYTASKEIHLKAGEQYTIAPRTKHWFKAGKEGAVISEFSSPSFDEFDLFTNPHVKRDIRDR; from the coding sequence ATGGCGATAGTATCGAATGCGTATAAAGAACGTGTAAAAGAAATCTTTCAAAAATCACAAATTGTTTTAACAGAGCAGGAGCTAGCAAGCATTGATTATGCTGAATTTGGATTAGACAATATTGAAGAAGAAGGATTAAATTTAATTTTATATGTAAACAACGATCGTTACTGTGCAAAGGAGATGGCGCTATTACCAAACCAGGCTTGCCCAGAGCATTGGCATCCTGATTTGGAAAATCGAGAAGGGAAGCAAGAGACCTTCCGGTGTCGTTGGGGAGAGGTATACCTGTATGTTGAATCAGATAAAGAGCTTGTGCCAGAGGAAATAAGTGTTTCGATTCCTGAAAAGAATAAGCCGTATTATACAGCAAGTAAAGAAATTCATTTAAAGGCTGGTGAGCAATATACGATTGCTCCGCGCACAAAACATTGGTTTAAAGCGGGAAAAGAAGGCGCTGTAATCAGCGAGTTTTCTTCACCAAGTTTTGATGAATTTGATTTGTTCACAAATCCACATGTAAAGAGAGACATTAGAGATAGATAA
- a CDS encoding DeoR/GlpR family DNA-binding transcription regulator has product MFAKEREEKIKKEIYRKGTVYVKELAKTFNVSAPTIRSDLDRITADSDDFERTHGGVIYKRKKEESKDKIVMYNIRASINKKEKEEIAQVALSLVNERDTLLLDSSSTCFEFASLLADPSYKNKNTILTNGLSTAMILKQNPNLTVIIFGGIVRTDSNTIHDEFQDPILDRFNIDKYFFSASGLSIESGFSEFNIEEVKTKKENLRRAKLKIALIDHTKFNQDSSSTFGSLDCADILISDSGLDKAIQNKYSALIPLRTYGIR; this is encoded by the coding sequence ATGTTTGCTAAAGAAAGAGAAGAAAAAATAAAAAAGGAGATCTACCGCAAAGGAACTGTTTATGTCAAAGAATTAGCAAAAACATTTAATGTATCAGCTCCAACAATTCGAAGTGATCTGGATAGAATCACGGCAGACTCGGATGATTTTGAACGAACTCATGGTGGGGTTATTTACAAAAGAAAAAAAGAAGAAAGTAAAGATAAAATCGTAATGTACAATATTCGTGCTTCCATCAATAAAAAAGAAAAAGAAGAAATCGCTCAAGTAGCGCTATCTTTAGTAAATGAAAGAGACACACTCTTACTAGACTCAAGTTCAACCTGCTTTGAATTTGCTTCATTATTAGCCGACCCATCCTATAAAAACAAAAATACTATTCTAACAAATGGGCTATCAACAGCGATGATTTTAAAGCAAAATCCAAATTTAACTGTCATTATTTTTGGGGGCATTGTACGGACAGATTCAAATACAATCCATGATGAATTTCAAGATCCTATTTTAGACCGATTTAACATTGATAAATACTTCTTTTCTGCATCTGGTTTATCAATCGAAAGCGGGTTTTCAGAGTTTAATATTGAAGAAGTTAAAACAAAAAAAGAAAACTTAAGACGAGCTAAATTAAAAATCGCTCTCATCGATCATACAAAGTTTAATCAAGACTCGAGTTCCACCTTTGGTTCACTAGATTGTGCCGATATTCTTATCTCTGATTCTGGCTTAGATAAAGCTATTCAAAACAAATATAGCGCATTGATTCCTTTACGAACCTATGGAATTCGTTGA